The proteins below are encoded in one region of Antennarius striatus isolate MH-2024 chromosome 7, ASM4005453v1, whole genome shotgun sequence:
- the LOC137598642 gene encoding sex comb on midleg-like protein 2 isoform X1 → MGKTPIKDQKDGKKDKPGRTVPLTAATPATTKDAFSWEEYLKETLSSPAPPSCFRQARIPPSNDFKVGMKLEAHDPRNATSVCIATVMGLTGVRLRLRLDGSDNSNDFWRLVDSSDIQPIGTCEKNGDMLQPPLGFRMNASSWPMFLLRTLNGAEMAPAIAFKKEPLRPSQNNLKPGMKLEAVDKKNPYLICPATIGEVKGDEVFIMFDGWRGAFDYWCKYDSRDIFPVGWCSLTKHSLQPPGNSVTLPKNLQILPVSPSKPSRRSMQPPYRLPSPLPPLPVRKGVRGRRPKSETIALLKAVAEAAAAQNGSIPGNTQLVPRPHKKRGPKPGSKRKPKILQSPAQPPSIQVPQENPPSLNSVVSTVCVYVNKHGNCGPHLDRKQMQHLPDHFGPGPVNTVMQQVVQSCIDCAYQPKVLLSALQTHSGGGEIVRVRTDGGVRMVKLPAASSASFVLRFLETMCRHLQCDNLFSSQPFSHYTAYDRNKSVKEEALDTPSLVRGSKRSLSGVSPPYAAPLSPKHLRTEAHPSEAETLPHEENGLIKEQRYMDSASNSMTPRPQTVRSSSDYHSQASSLYHPGNGTPMRRLSLNPAELGCTQPHRRVEAASSTTGPEALASERDHLQPSSWSIEEVMQFVRDADPTALAPHAELFRKHEIDGKALMLLRSDMIMKYMGLKLGPALKICHHIERLKQGKL, encoded by the exons ATGGGGAAAACACCAATAAAAG ATCAGAAAGATGGCAAAAAGGACAAACCAGGAAGGACAGTTCCTCTGACGGCTGCAACCCCAGCAACAACAAAAG ATGCTTTCAGCTGGGAGGAATATCTAAAAGAAACACTGTCTTCTCCAGCCCCACCAAGCTGTTTCCGTCAG GCCAGAATTCCACCCTCAAATGACTTCAAGGTGGGAATGAAGCTGGAAGCCCACGACCCTCGCAATGCCACCTCGGTGTGCATCGCCACAGTGATGGGTTTAACCGGAGTCCGCCTGCGTCTCCGTCTGGATGGAAGCGACAACAGCAACGACTTCTGGAGACTAGTAGACTCGTCTGACATCCAGCCCATAGGGACCTGTGAGAAGAATGGAGACATGCTGCAGCCGCCTCTGG GGTTCCGGATGAATGCTTCCTCATGGCCAATGTTTCTGCTGAGAACTTTAAATGGAGCGGAGATGGCCCCTGCAATAGCTTTTAAAAAG GAACCTCTGAGACCCAGCCAGAATAACTTAAAACCAGGCATGAAGCTAGAGGCTGTGGACAAGAAGAACCCGTACCTCATCTGCCCAGCCACCATaggagaggtcaaaggtgacgAGGTGTTCATCATGTTTGACGGGTGGCGGGGTGCCTTCGATTACTGGTGCAAGTACGACTCCAGAGACATCTTCCCTGTGGGCTGGTGCTCCCTCACCAAGCACAGCCTCCAGCCTCCCGGAAACAGTG TTACCCTGCCAAAGAACCTACAGATTCTCCCAGTGTCTCCCTCCAAACCTAGCAGGCGCTCCATGCAGCCCCCCTACAGACTCCCCAGCCCTTTGCCTCCTTTGCCTGTCAGGAAGGGGGTAAGAGGCCGCCGGCCGAAGAGCGAGACCATTGCTCTTCTCAAAGCCGTGGCGGAGGCAGCGGCTGCTCAGAACGGAAGCATACCTGGAAACACACAGCTGGTACCCCGGCCCCACAAGAAGAGAGGCCCCAAACCTGGAAGCAAG AGAAAGCCGAAGATTCTCCAAAGCCCAGCACAACCACCAAGCATCCAGGTCCCCCAGGAAAACCCCCCCAGCCTCAACTCTGTGGTGTCAACAG tgtgtgtctatgtgaaCAAGCATGGAAACTGTGGCCCCCACCTGGACAGGAAACAGATGCAGCATCTGCCAGACCACTTTGGACCGGGGCCAGTGAACACTGTAATGCAGCAGGTGGTCCAGTCGTGCATAGACTGTGCGTATCAGCCAAAAGTCCTGCTTAGCGCTCTGCAGACTCACTCAGGAGGGGGAGAGATCGTCAgag TGAGAACAGACGGCGGAGTTCGTATGGTCAAACTACCGGCGGCGTCCAGCGCCTCCTTCGTTCTGCGTTTCTTGGAGACGATGTGTCGTCACCTGCAGTGTGATAACCTGTTCAGCAGCCAGCCGTTCAGCCACTACACTGCCTACGACCGCAACAAGTCAG TGAAAGAGGAGGCGCTGGACACTCCATCTCTGGTTCGGGGCAGTAAGCGTAGTCTGTCTGGAGTGTCCCCCCCGTACGCAGCCCCTCTGTCGCCCAAGCACCTCAGAACTGAAGCTCACCCATCAGAAG CAGAGACCCTGCCCCACGAGGAGAACGGCCTCATCAAAGAGCAGCGCTACATGGACTCAGCCTCCAACTCCATGACCCCTCGACCCCAAACGGTGCGCAGCTCTTCAGACTACCACTCTCAGGCCAGCAGCCTTTATCACCCCGGCAACGGCACACCCATGCGCCGCCTGTCCTTAAACCCCGCAGAGCTGGGCTGCACACAGCCTCACAGACGCGTGGAGG CAGCCAGCTCCACCACGGGCCCCGAGGCTCTCGCCTCTGAGCGGGACCATCTGCAGCCTTCCTCCTGGTCCATCGAAGAGGTGATGCAGTTTGTGAGGGATGCCGACCCTACAGCGTTAGCGCCACATGCTGAACTATTCAGGAAACAC GAGATCGACGGAAAAGCTCTGATGCTGCTACGGAGTGACATGATCATGAAATACATGGGTCTGAAGCTGGGGCCTGCGCTGAAGATCTGTCATCACATAGAGCGGCTGAAACAAGGCAAACTCTAG
- the LOC137598642 gene encoding sex comb on midleg-like protein 2 isoform X2 has translation MGKTPIKDQKDGKKDKPGRTVPLTAATPATTKDAFSWEEYLKETLSSPAPPSCFRQARIPPSNDFKVGMKLEAHDPRNATSVCIATVMGLTGVRLRLRLDGSDNSNDFWRLVDSSDIQPIGTCEKNGDMLQPPLGFRMNASSWPMFLLRTLNGAEMAPAIAFKKEPLRPSQNNLKPGMKLEAVDKKNPYLICPATIGEVKGDEVFIMFDGWRGAFDYWCKYDSRDIFPVGWCSLTKHSLQPPGNSVTLPKNLQILPVSPSKPSRRSMQPPYRLPSPLPPLPVRKGVRGRRPKSETIALLKAVAEAAAAQNGSIPGNTQLVPRPHKKRGPKPGSKRKPKILQSPAQPPSIQVPQENPPSLNSVVSTVCVYVNKHGNCGPHLDRKQMQHLPDHFGPGPVNTVMQQVVQSCIDCAYQPKVLLSALQTHSGGGEIVRVRTDGGVRMVKLPAASSASFVLRFLETMCRHLQCDNLFSSQPFSHYTAYDRNKSVKEEALDTPSLVRGSKRSLSGVSPPYAAPLSPKHLRTEAHPSEAETLPHEENGLIKEQRYMDSASNSMTPRPQTVRSSSDYHSQASSLYHPGNGTPMRRLSLNPAELGCTQPHRRVEASSTTGPEALASERDHLQPSSWSIEEVMQFVRDADPTALAPHAELFRKHEIDGKALMLLRSDMIMKYMGLKLGPALKICHHIERLKQGKL, from the exons ATGGGGAAAACACCAATAAAAG ATCAGAAAGATGGCAAAAAGGACAAACCAGGAAGGACAGTTCCTCTGACGGCTGCAACCCCAGCAACAACAAAAG ATGCTTTCAGCTGGGAGGAATATCTAAAAGAAACACTGTCTTCTCCAGCCCCACCAAGCTGTTTCCGTCAG GCCAGAATTCCACCCTCAAATGACTTCAAGGTGGGAATGAAGCTGGAAGCCCACGACCCTCGCAATGCCACCTCGGTGTGCATCGCCACAGTGATGGGTTTAACCGGAGTCCGCCTGCGTCTCCGTCTGGATGGAAGCGACAACAGCAACGACTTCTGGAGACTAGTAGACTCGTCTGACATCCAGCCCATAGGGACCTGTGAGAAGAATGGAGACATGCTGCAGCCGCCTCTGG GGTTCCGGATGAATGCTTCCTCATGGCCAATGTTTCTGCTGAGAACTTTAAATGGAGCGGAGATGGCCCCTGCAATAGCTTTTAAAAAG GAACCTCTGAGACCCAGCCAGAATAACTTAAAACCAGGCATGAAGCTAGAGGCTGTGGACAAGAAGAACCCGTACCTCATCTGCCCAGCCACCATaggagaggtcaaaggtgacgAGGTGTTCATCATGTTTGACGGGTGGCGGGGTGCCTTCGATTACTGGTGCAAGTACGACTCCAGAGACATCTTCCCTGTGGGCTGGTGCTCCCTCACCAAGCACAGCCTCCAGCCTCCCGGAAACAGTG TTACCCTGCCAAAGAACCTACAGATTCTCCCAGTGTCTCCCTCCAAACCTAGCAGGCGCTCCATGCAGCCCCCCTACAGACTCCCCAGCCCTTTGCCTCCTTTGCCTGTCAGGAAGGGGGTAAGAGGCCGCCGGCCGAAGAGCGAGACCATTGCTCTTCTCAAAGCCGTGGCGGAGGCAGCGGCTGCTCAGAACGGAAGCATACCTGGAAACACACAGCTGGTACCCCGGCCCCACAAGAAGAGAGGCCCCAAACCTGGAAGCAAG AGAAAGCCGAAGATTCTCCAAAGCCCAGCACAACCACCAAGCATCCAGGTCCCCCAGGAAAACCCCCCCAGCCTCAACTCTGTGGTGTCAACAG tgtgtgtctatgtgaaCAAGCATGGAAACTGTGGCCCCCACCTGGACAGGAAACAGATGCAGCATCTGCCAGACCACTTTGGACCGGGGCCAGTGAACACTGTAATGCAGCAGGTGGTCCAGTCGTGCATAGACTGTGCGTATCAGCCAAAAGTCCTGCTTAGCGCTCTGCAGACTCACTCAGGAGGGGGAGAGATCGTCAgag TGAGAACAGACGGCGGAGTTCGTATGGTCAAACTACCGGCGGCGTCCAGCGCCTCCTTCGTTCTGCGTTTCTTGGAGACGATGTGTCGTCACCTGCAGTGTGATAACCTGTTCAGCAGCCAGCCGTTCAGCCACTACACTGCCTACGACCGCAACAAGTCAG TGAAAGAGGAGGCGCTGGACACTCCATCTCTGGTTCGGGGCAGTAAGCGTAGTCTGTCTGGAGTGTCCCCCCCGTACGCAGCCCCTCTGTCGCCCAAGCACCTCAGAACTGAAGCTCACCCATCAGAAG CAGAGACCCTGCCCCACGAGGAGAACGGCCTCATCAAAGAGCAGCGCTACATGGACTCAGCCTCCAACTCCATGACCCCTCGACCCCAAACGGTGCGCAGCTCTTCAGACTACCACTCTCAGGCCAGCAGCCTTTATCACCCCGGCAACGGCACACCCATGCGCCGCCTGTCCTTAAACCCCGCAGAGCTGGGCTGCACACAGCCTCACAGACGCGTGGAGG CCAGCTCCACCACGGGCCCCGAGGCTCTCGCCTCTGAGCGGGACCATCTGCAGCCTTCCTCCTGGTCCATCGAAGAGGTGATGCAGTTTGTGAGGGATGCCGACCCTACAGCGTTAGCGCCACATGCTGAACTATTCAGGAAACAC GAGATCGACGGAAAAGCTCTGATGCTGCTACGGAGTGACATGATCATGAAATACATGGGTCTGAAGCTGGGGCCTGCGCTGAAGATCTGTCATCACATAGAGCGGCTGAAACAAGGCAAACTCTAG
- the rai2 gene encoding retinoic acid-induced protein 2: MEGSNDVYSAEVGGEIPSKVEDGVNPSTPADSCSNSTTGLSKGGLSTLVEPPVPPVVSPTAEPTGGVALKVATTVLHPVCLGESPLVLPIHLQMAGAAGPQLGQMGAAPYLLTGQSPVSLPLVLDQQLLQHINPSVIAQTTNCPQLPLQNNVLCQNPLTLSLPPAGDQKSVGQTQDANLLSVLQNPAFAAIIQDLFPSQAGSSTCQSPGSTFFPLPPLTPSYTSPLAPLVPPATLLVPYPVIIPLPVPLPVPLPIPIPVRQTEDSKGNVPKPVSTVSKSTQTSPKDTTSFLSSGRCLPLFQLQNSSPSSLPLDEGQALDLSVRACPLHLKQEYLSPQQDGVLDLSVPGVRKKCVQSDRDTVFHSGQESSGTSLSLGVECTQSLDSKLLGSLASLEFSRQHKWVVDSSAGGSSSRGPEASLSRAGNLEIVSTSQTAKVIVSVKDAIPAILCGKIKGLSGVSTKNFSIKRDGSQKLYGVPLSSQGEQNNSNTTLKKVSKNRAIKLKKVSSQEIHFLPMKKQKLATLLPRK; the protein is encoded by the coding sequence ATGGAGGGCAGCAATGACGTGTACAGCGCTGAGGTCGGAGGAGAAATACCCAGTAAGGTGGAGGATGGAGTAAATCCATCCACTCCTGCTGATTCCTGCAGCAACAGCACAACTGGACTGAGCAAAGGGGGGCTGTCTACCCTGGTGGAACCTCCCGTCCCCCCAGTGGTGAGTCCCACTGCTGAACCAACAGGAGGCGTGGCGCTTAAAGTTGCCACAACAGTATTACACCCTGTGTGCCTGGGGGAGAGCCCACTGGTGCTGCCCATCCACCTCCAGATGGCCGGAGCAGCCGGCCCCCAGCTCGGTCAAATGGGAGCAGCACCATACTTACTAACAGGCCAGAGCCCGGTGTCACTTCCCCTGGTGTTggaccagcagctcctccagcacaTTAATCCTTCTGTCATTGCTCAGACCACTAACTGTCCTCAGCTGCCGCTCCAGAACAATGTCCTGTGTCAGAACCCACTGACGCTCAGTTTACCTCCAGCGGGCGACCAGAAGTCAGTCGGACAAACACAGGATGCTAACCTCCTCTCTGTGCTGCAGAATCCGGCGTTCGCCGCCATCATTCAGGATCTCTTTCCTTCTCAGGCAGGTTCATCAACATGTCAGTCCCCAGGCTCCACCTTCTTCCCTCTACCTCCCCTCACACCTTCCTACACCTCCCCTCTGGCCCCGTTAGTCCCCCCTGCCACCCTGCTGGTTCCCTATCCCGTCATCATCCCCCTGCCAGTGCCTCTGCCTGTCCCGCTTCCCATCCCTATTCCAGTCCGTCAGACGGAGGACTCAAAGGGGAACGTGCCAAAACCAGTTAGCACTGTGAGTAAAAGTACTCAGACTTCTCCAAAAGATACTACCTCTTTTTTGTCTTCAGGCAGATGTTTGCCGTTGTTCCAGTTACAAAACAGCTCCCCGTCCTCACTGCCTCTGGATGAAGGACAGGCCCTGGACCTCTCTGTCAGAGCCTGTCCCCTCCACCTGAAACAGGAGTACCTCAGTCCACAGCAAGACGGGGTTCTTGACTTGTCTGTTCCTGGTGTGAGGAAAAAGTGTGTTCAGTCAGACAGAGACACGGTTTTCCATTCTGGTCAAGAATCTAGTGGAACGTCTTTGTCTCTGGGTGTTGAATGCACTCAGAGTCTAGATTCAAAACTCCTGGGAAGTTTGGCATCACTGGAGTTCAGCAGGCAGCATAAATGGGTGGTTGACAGCAGCGCCGGCGGGTCGAGTTCTCGGGGTCCTGAAGCGTCCCTCAGCAGAGCTGGAAACCTTGAGATAGTCAGTACGTCACAGACGGCCAAGGTTATCGTCTCGGTGAAGGACGCCATCCCTGCCATCCTGTGTGGAAAAATTAAAGGACTCTCAGGAGTTTCCACCAAGAACTTTTCTATCAAACGAGATGGTAGCCAGAAACTCTACGGAGTGCCATTGTCGTCCCAGGGGGAGCAGAACAACTCCAACACAACGCTAAAAAAGGTTTCTAAGAACAGAgccatcaagctgaagaaggtCAGCTCACAAGAGATTCACTTCCTGCCCATGAAGAAGCAGAAACTTGCAACGCTGCTACCAAGGAAGTGA
- the LOC137598642 gene encoding sex comb on midleg-like protein 2 isoform X3 translates to MGKTPIKDQKDGKKDKPGRTVPLTAATPATTKDAFSWEEYLKETLSSPAPPSCFRQARIPPSNDFKVGMKLEAHDPRNATSVCIATVMGLTGVRLRLRLDGSDNSNDFWRLVDSSDIQPIGTCEKNGDMLQPPLGFRMNASSWPMFLLRTLNGAEMAPAIAFKKEPLRPSQNNLKPGMKLEAVDKKNPYLICPATIGEVKGDEVFIMFDGWRGAFDYWCKYDSRDIFPVGWCSLTKHSLQPPGNSVTLPKNLQILPVSPSKPSRRSMQPPYRLPSPLPPLPVRKGVRGRRPKSETIALLKAVAEAAAAQNGSIPGNTQLVPRPHKKRGPKPGSKRKPKILQSPAQPPSIQVPQENPPSLNSVVSTVCVYVNKHGNCGPHLDRKQMQHLPDHFGPGPVNTVMQQVVQSCIDCAYQPKVLLSALQTHSGGGEIVRVRTDGGVRMVKLPAASSASFVLRFLETMCRHLQCDNLFSSQPFSHYTAYDRNKSVKEEALDTPSLVRGSKRSLSGVSPPYAAPLSPKHLRTEAHPSEETLPHEENGLIKEQRYMDSASNSMTPRPQTVRSSSDYHSQASSLYHPGNGTPMRRLSLNPAELGCTQPHRRVEAASSTTGPEALASERDHLQPSSWSIEEVMQFVRDADPTALAPHAELFRKHEIDGKALMLLRSDMIMKYMGLKLGPALKICHHIERLKQGKL, encoded by the exons ATGGGGAAAACACCAATAAAAG ATCAGAAAGATGGCAAAAAGGACAAACCAGGAAGGACAGTTCCTCTGACGGCTGCAACCCCAGCAACAACAAAAG ATGCTTTCAGCTGGGAGGAATATCTAAAAGAAACACTGTCTTCTCCAGCCCCACCAAGCTGTTTCCGTCAG GCCAGAATTCCACCCTCAAATGACTTCAAGGTGGGAATGAAGCTGGAAGCCCACGACCCTCGCAATGCCACCTCGGTGTGCATCGCCACAGTGATGGGTTTAACCGGAGTCCGCCTGCGTCTCCGTCTGGATGGAAGCGACAACAGCAACGACTTCTGGAGACTAGTAGACTCGTCTGACATCCAGCCCATAGGGACCTGTGAGAAGAATGGAGACATGCTGCAGCCGCCTCTGG GGTTCCGGATGAATGCTTCCTCATGGCCAATGTTTCTGCTGAGAACTTTAAATGGAGCGGAGATGGCCCCTGCAATAGCTTTTAAAAAG GAACCTCTGAGACCCAGCCAGAATAACTTAAAACCAGGCATGAAGCTAGAGGCTGTGGACAAGAAGAACCCGTACCTCATCTGCCCAGCCACCATaggagaggtcaaaggtgacgAGGTGTTCATCATGTTTGACGGGTGGCGGGGTGCCTTCGATTACTGGTGCAAGTACGACTCCAGAGACATCTTCCCTGTGGGCTGGTGCTCCCTCACCAAGCACAGCCTCCAGCCTCCCGGAAACAGTG TTACCCTGCCAAAGAACCTACAGATTCTCCCAGTGTCTCCCTCCAAACCTAGCAGGCGCTCCATGCAGCCCCCCTACAGACTCCCCAGCCCTTTGCCTCCTTTGCCTGTCAGGAAGGGGGTAAGAGGCCGCCGGCCGAAGAGCGAGACCATTGCTCTTCTCAAAGCCGTGGCGGAGGCAGCGGCTGCTCAGAACGGAAGCATACCTGGAAACACACAGCTGGTACCCCGGCCCCACAAGAAGAGAGGCCCCAAACCTGGAAGCAAG AGAAAGCCGAAGATTCTCCAAAGCCCAGCACAACCACCAAGCATCCAGGTCCCCCAGGAAAACCCCCCCAGCCTCAACTCTGTGGTGTCAACAG tgtgtgtctatgtgaaCAAGCATGGAAACTGTGGCCCCCACCTGGACAGGAAACAGATGCAGCATCTGCCAGACCACTTTGGACCGGGGCCAGTGAACACTGTAATGCAGCAGGTGGTCCAGTCGTGCATAGACTGTGCGTATCAGCCAAAAGTCCTGCTTAGCGCTCTGCAGACTCACTCAGGAGGGGGAGAGATCGTCAgag TGAGAACAGACGGCGGAGTTCGTATGGTCAAACTACCGGCGGCGTCCAGCGCCTCCTTCGTTCTGCGTTTCTTGGAGACGATGTGTCGTCACCTGCAGTGTGATAACCTGTTCAGCAGCCAGCCGTTCAGCCACTACACTGCCTACGACCGCAACAAGTCAG TGAAAGAGGAGGCGCTGGACACTCCATCTCTGGTTCGGGGCAGTAAGCGTAGTCTGTCTGGAGTGTCCCCCCCGTACGCAGCCCCTCTGTCGCCCAAGCACCTCAGAACTGAAGCTCACCCATCAGAAG AGACCCTGCCCCACGAGGAGAACGGCCTCATCAAAGAGCAGCGCTACATGGACTCAGCCTCCAACTCCATGACCCCTCGACCCCAAACGGTGCGCAGCTCTTCAGACTACCACTCTCAGGCCAGCAGCCTTTATCACCCCGGCAACGGCACACCCATGCGCCGCCTGTCCTTAAACCCCGCAGAGCTGGGCTGCACACAGCCTCACAGACGCGTGGAGG CAGCCAGCTCCACCACGGGCCCCGAGGCTCTCGCCTCTGAGCGGGACCATCTGCAGCCTTCCTCCTGGTCCATCGAAGAGGTGATGCAGTTTGTGAGGGATGCCGACCCTACAGCGTTAGCGCCACATGCTGAACTATTCAGGAAACAC GAGATCGACGGAAAAGCTCTGATGCTGCTACGGAGTGACATGATCATGAAATACATGGGTCTGAAGCTGGGGCCTGCGCTGAAGATCTGTCATCACATAGAGCGGCTGAAACAAGGCAAACTCTAG